The Streptomyces avermitilis MA-4680 = NBRC 14893 genome contains a region encoding:
- a CDS encoding tetratricopeptide repeat protein produces MRDGHRADAERLLARAVEEEVRRSGGRTDGALLLSRARGALDGMARAAAEEYEAYTRALDETEAGRLTFGQRYAREGAGTPLLVAAVAAVAACVADLSLGTGAGTAFGAGAAVGVVGAAATVAKVTASHLPAASRRAGALGQPGGPEQLRLQWLTALEVRGIRPFLDQQRVITAATGAKKGAPQLRRTDKSAAARRRSVLEQSFGQLPEPDGPFAGRRAELSRIAQWVQAARASTETKPTVVVLHGAPGAGRTSLAVRAAHALKDQFRGACVVDLRGDSPEEPPLSTRDALLHLLNRLGAPREQLLFRDRSSPDQQVRRLSELYHQHLTGLAVTIVLDDASDAEQVRTLVPERSESLVVVTARKPLDLPADLPAWVHQLPVEALDAAGAEELLNAAAQDSSGPYDAESADRIRELCGGLPLALRIAGSSLGPRTPRQLAADLGAYGPVEPVERCLWLRYTDQSDVSRRLLRRLALAGRASLGTAAAASLLATDEHEAARHLDALARAGLIDHVRGSRYRLHDVVRAFAQARLLDEEEPADRTAAQERLIVNYAELADSVIRLVDGKTSTRADQFGPHGFTSLDTALRWLDDESSFITAALRHAEGVNQAAVLNLLGALCDYCLLRGDLYRLGEISELTQAVDQGLLVRSVQWRTGIAARHLGELDKARSTLSSVVDLYFEAHHDAGAARALGSLGITLHHQGNLTEAAAKLREAMDLQAAPELAADRAWTMHALAAVERDRARLAEALDLLTQALVLHREGESVHGEAWAHFQLGQLALRMGDVPRADTELREALDRYGRTRDARGEAWALTQLARGRLVAGDASAAVDGLRQAVSRHRDNEDARGEAWTVYYLGQALEETGNLDQAVRELERSRTMFSRMRDVYGLACARHHSARVTRDQRAAQTGSLRNSGFARQLLVDARSDFQRIGVAHGEGWTCLELAVVDAGNGRTQQALTLCDEALDLFTSYGDRRGEDWARFLRCTLLPYAAPGGVEVGTAVAQEDLRRLSRTSHPLRDTKLVDYVEAYQLLLERGVNLDSGWQAWRLRMVPDRHAREVMGVPVTASR; encoded by the coding sequence ATGCGGGACGGTCATCGGGCGGACGCCGAGCGGCTGTTGGCCCGGGCTGTGGAGGAGGAGGTGCGCCGGTCGGGCGGGCGCACCGACGGGGCGCTGCTGCTGTCGCGGGCGCGTGGAGCGCTGGACGGCATGGCGCGGGCGGCCGCGGAGGAGTACGAGGCGTACACGCGGGCCCTCGACGAGACGGAGGCGGGCCGGCTGACGTTCGGTCAGCGCTACGCGCGCGAGGGCGCCGGAACGCCGCTGCTGGTGGCGGCCGTCGCGGCGGTCGCGGCCTGCGTGGCGGACCTGTCCCTCGGCACGGGTGCGGGGACGGCGTTCGGCGCCGGTGCGGCCGTGGGCGTGGTGGGTGCCGCGGCGACCGTGGCGAAGGTGACCGCCTCGCATCTGCCGGCCGCGAGCCGCCGGGCCGGGGCGCTGGGCCAGCCGGGCGGCCCGGAGCAGTTGCGGTTGCAGTGGCTGACGGCGCTCGAAGTACGGGGCATCCGCCCGTTCCTGGACCAGCAGCGGGTGATCACGGCCGCGACGGGCGCGAAGAAGGGTGCGCCCCAGCTGCGGCGCACCGACAAGAGCGCGGCGGCACGGCGGCGCAGCGTCCTGGAGCAGTCCTTCGGTCAACTCCCGGAGCCGGACGGCCCGTTCGCGGGGCGGCGCGCCGAGCTGTCGCGGATCGCGCAGTGGGTGCAGGCGGCCCGGGCGAGCACGGAGACCAAGCCGACGGTGGTGGTGCTGCACGGCGCGCCGGGCGCGGGGCGTACGTCGCTGGCGGTGCGGGCGGCGCACGCGCTGAAGGACCAGTTCCGGGGCGCGTGCGTGGTGGATCTGCGCGGCGACAGCCCCGAGGAGCCGCCGCTGTCCACGCGGGACGCGCTGCTGCATCTGCTCAACCGGCTGGGCGCGCCGCGTGAGCAGCTGCTCTTCCGGGATCGGTCCTCACCGGACCAGCAGGTCAGACGGCTCAGCGAGCTGTACCACCAGCATCTGACGGGGCTGGCGGTCACGATCGTGCTGGACGACGCGTCGGACGCGGAGCAGGTGCGCACGCTGGTGCCCGAGCGGTCGGAGAGTCTGGTCGTGGTGACCGCCCGCAAGCCGCTGGACCTGCCGGCCGACCTGCCCGCCTGGGTGCACCAGCTCCCGGTGGAGGCGCTGGACGCGGCGGGCGCGGAGGAGCTGCTGAACGCGGCGGCGCAGGACAGCTCGGGACCGTACGACGCCGAGTCGGCGGACCGGATCAGGGAGTTGTGCGGCGGTCTGCCGCTGGCGCTGCGTATCGCGGGCTCCTCCCTGGGCCCGCGCACCCCGCGGCAACTGGCCGCCGATCTGGGGGCGTACGGCCCGGTGGAGCCGGTGGAGCGCTGTCTGTGGCTGCGTTACACCGACCAGTCGGATGTCTCCCGGCGTCTGCTGCGCCGGCTGGCCCTGGCGGGCCGGGCGTCCCTGGGCACGGCGGCGGCGGCCTCGCTGCTGGCCACGGACGAGCACGAGGCCGCCCGCCATCTGGACGCGCTCGCCCGGGCGGGCCTGATCGACCACGTCCGCGGCAGCCGCTACCGGCTGCACGACGTCGTGCGGGCCTTCGCGCAGGCCCGTCTGCTGGACGAGGAGGAGCCGGCCGACCGCACGGCCGCGCAGGAACGCCTGATCGTGAACTACGCGGAGCTGGCGGACTCGGTGATCCGTCTGGTCGACGGCAAGACGTCGACCCGCGCGGACCAGTTCGGCCCGCACGGTTTCACGTCCCTGGACACGGCGTTGCGCTGGCTGGACGACGAGTCGAGCTTCATCACGGCGGCTCTGCGGCACGCGGAGGGGGTGAACCAGGCCGCGGTCCTGAATCTTCTCGGCGCTCTGTGCGACTACTGCCTGCTGCGCGGCGACCTGTACCGGCTGGGCGAGATCAGCGAGCTGACCCAAGCCGTGGACCAGGGCCTCCTGGTCCGTTCGGTGCAGTGGCGTACGGGTATCGCGGCCCGTCATCTGGGCGAGCTGGACAAGGCCCGCAGCACCCTGTCGTCCGTCGTGGACCTCTACTTCGAGGCGCACCACGACGCGGGCGCGGCCCGTGCGCTCGGCTCCCTCGGCATCACCCTGCACCACCAGGGCAATCTGACGGAGGCGGCGGCGAAGCTGCGGGAGGCCATGGACCTCCAGGCCGCGCCCGAGCTGGCGGCGGACCGGGCGTGGACGATGCACGCGCTGGCGGCGGTGGAGCGGGACCGGGCCCGGCTGGCGGAGGCGCTCGACCTGCTCACCCAGGCCCTGGTGCTGCACCGCGAGGGCGAGTCGGTGCACGGTGAGGCGTGGGCCCACTTCCAGCTCGGTCAGCTGGCCCTGCGCATGGGCGACGTACCGCGCGCCGACACGGAACTGCGGGAGGCCCTCGATCGGTACGGGCGTACGCGCGACGCCCGCGGTGAGGCCTGGGCCCTGACCCAGCTGGCCCGTGGGCGACTGGTCGCCGGGGACGCGTCCGCGGCGGTCGACGGGCTGCGCCAGGCGGTCTCCCGTCACCGGGACAACGAGGACGCGCGGGGTGAGGCCTGGACGGTGTACTACCTGGGCCAGGCCCTGGAGGAGACGGGCAACCTGGACCAGGCGGTCCGTGAACTGGAGCGTTCCCGCACGATGTTCTCCCGGATGCGGGACGTCTACGGTCTGGCGTGCGCGCGGCACCATTCGGCCCGGGTGACGAGAGACCAGCGAGCGGCGCAGACGGGCTCGCTCCGGAACTCGGGATTCGCCCGCCAGCTCCTGGTCGACGCCCGCTCGGACTTCCAGCGCATCGGCGTGGCCCACGGCGAGGGCTGGACGTGCCTGGAGCTGGCGGTGGTCGACGCGGGCAACGGCCGTACCCAGCAGGCGCTGACGCTGTGCGACGAGGCGCTGGACCTGTTCACCTCGTACGGGGACCGGCGTGGGGAGGACTGGGCCCGTTTCCTGCGCTGCACGCTGCTGCCGTACGCGGCTCCCGGCGGGGTGGAGGTCGGCACGGCGGTGGCCCAGGAGGACCTGCGCCGTCTGTCCCGTACCTCGCACCCGCTCCGGGACACCAAGCTGGTCGACTACGTGGAGGCGTACCAGCTGCTGCTGGAGCGAGGCGTGAACCTGGACTCGGGCTGGCAGGCCTGGCGTCTGCGGATGGTGCCGGACCGGCATGCCCGGGAGGTCATGGGGGTGCCGGTGACCGCTTCCCGCTGA
- the mca gene encoding mycothiol conjugate amidase Mca, whose amino-acid sequence MAVHAHPDDESSKGAATMAKYVSEGVDVLVVTCTGGERGSILNPKLQGDKYIEEHIHEVRKKEMDEAREILGVKQEWLGFVDSGLPEGDPLPPLPEGCFALEDIDKAAGELVKQIRSFRPQVITTYDENGGYPHPDHIMTHQISMVAFDGAADTEKYPESEYGPAFQPQKLYYNQGFNRPRTEALHHAMLDRGLESPYGEWLKRWDEFQRAERTLTTHVPCAEFYEIRDKALIAHATQIDPDGGWFKVPMEIQKKVWPTEEYELAKSLVDTSLPEDDLFAGIR is encoded by the coding sequence ATGGCCGTGCACGCCCACCCCGACGACGAGTCGAGCAAGGGCGCGGCCACCATGGCGAAGTACGTGTCCGAGGGGGTGGACGTGCTGGTCGTGACCTGCACGGGCGGGGAGCGCGGCTCCATCCTCAATCCGAAGCTCCAGGGCGACAAGTACATCGAGGAGCACATCCACGAGGTACGCAAGAAGGAGATGGACGAGGCGCGCGAGATCCTCGGCGTCAAGCAGGAGTGGCTCGGCTTCGTGGACTCGGGCCTCCCGGAGGGCGACCCGCTGCCTCCCCTGCCCGAGGGCTGCTTCGCCCTGGAGGACATCGACAAGGCGGCCGGCGAGCTGGTGAAGCAGATCCGCTCCTTCCGCCCGCAGGTGATCACCACGTACGACGAGAACGGTGGTTACCCGCACCCCGACCACATCATGACCCACCAGATCTCGATGGTGGCGTTCGACGGCGCGGCGGACACCGAGAAGTACCCGGAGTCGGAGTACGGTCCGGCCTTCCAGCCGCAGAAGCTCTACTACAACCAGGGCTTCAACCGCCCGCGCACCGAGGCGCTGCACCACGCGATGCTGGACCGCGGCCTGGAGTCGCCGTACGGGGAGTGGCTGAAGCGCTGGGACGAGTTCCAGCGTGCGGAGCGCACGCTCACCACCCACGTTCCCTGCGCGGAGTTCTACGAGATCCGCGACAAGGCGCTGATCGCGCACGCCACGCAGATCGACCCCGACGGCGGCTGGTTCAAGGTCCCGATGGAGATCCAGAAGAAGGTCTGGCCGACCGAGGAGTACGAGCTGGCCAAGTCCCTGGTCGACACCTCCCTCCCGGAGGACGACCTCTTTGCGGGCATCCGCTAG
- a CDS encoding DUF4307 domain-containing protein — MSTASTQLPEGRYGRSADERADHKLKIVGGILAVALLALFGYFAYHYVVQNKISGEVITFKASDDVVKVHLEVRKDADATGYCTVRSQAADGSEVGRADFRFTGHDTRIDKVVTLRTTALGTTAELLGCHAD, encoded by the coding sequence ATGAGTACGGCGAGCACGCAGCTGCCCGAGGGCCGGTACGGCCGCTCCGCGGACGAGCGTGCCGACCACAAGCTCAAGATCGTCGGCGGCATCCTGGCCGTGGCCCTGCTCGCCCTGTTCGGCTACTTCGCGTACCACTACGTCGTGCAGAACAAGATCAGCGGCGAAGTGATCACCTTCAAGGCCTCGGACGACGTGGTCAAGGTGCATCTGGAAGTGCGCAAGGACGCGGATGCCACCGGCTACTGCACCGTGCGCTCCCAGGCGGCGGACGGTTCCGAGGTGGGCCGCGCGGACTTCCGTTTCACCGGGCACGACACCCGCATCGACAAGGTCGTCACGCTCCGTACGACCGCCCTGGGGACCACGGCGGAGCTGCTCGGCTGTCACGCCGACTGA
- the greA gene encoding transcription elongation factor GreA — protein sequence MTQTSENVTWLTQEAYNQLKAELEYLSGPARTEIAAKIAAAREEGDLRENGGYHAAKEEQGKQELRVRQLTQLLENAKVGEAPAADGAVAPGMVVTIAFDGDEDDTLDFLLASREYASADIETYSPQSPLGSGVNGKKVGEDAQYELPNGKLASVKILKAEPYQG from the coding sequence GTGACCCAGACCAGTGAGAACGTCACCTGGCTGACCCAGGAGGCGTACAACCAGCTGAAGGCCGAGCTGGAGTACCTGTCTGGTCCTGCGCGCACGGAGATCGCTGCCAAGATCGCCGCCGCGCGCGAGGAGGGGGACCTGCGCGAGAACGGCGGGTACCACGCGGCCAAGGAGGAGCAGGGCAAGCAGGAGCTCCGTGTGCGCCAGCTGACCCAGCTCCTGGAGAACGCCAAGGTCGGCGAGGCGCCGGCGGCGGACGGTGCGGTGGCGCCCGGCATGGTCGTGACCATCGCCTTCGACGGCGACGAGGACGACACGCTGGACTTCCTGCTCGCCTCCCGCGAGTACGCGAGCGCCGACATCGAGACGTACTCGCCGCAGTCCCCGCTGGGCTCCGGCGTGAACGGCAAGAAGGTCGGCGAGGACGCGCAGTACGAGCTGCCGAACGGCAAGCTCGCCTCCGTCAAGATCCTCAAGGCCGAGCCCTACCAGGGCTGA
- the ilvA gene encoding threonine ammonia-lyase, with translation MSYSTADSLPAVTLDDVRGAQKMLAGVARMTGMEGSRHLSQLVGAPVHFKCENLQRTGSFKLRGAYVRIAGLLPEERAAGVVAASAGNHAQGVALASSLLGVRSTVFMPKAAPLPKISATREYGAEVRLHGTVVDETLAAAQEYAAETGAVFIHPFDHPDIIAGQGTVGLEILEQCPEVRTIVVGIGGGGLAAGIATAVKALRPDVRIVGVQAAGAAAYPPSLAAGRPVSVENPATMADGIKVGRPGDVPFRIIGDLVDEVRTVSEGNLSSALLLCLERAKLVVEPAGASPVAALLREPGAFEGPVVAVLSGGNVDPLLMQRILRHGMAAAGRYLAVRLRLTDRPGALATLLGVLPTVDANVLDVSHVRTDPRLGLTEVEVELHLETKGPEHCAEVEQALREAGYTVID, from the coding sequence ATGAGCTACAGCACAGCTGACTCCTTGCCCGCGGTGACGCTCGACGACGTACGGGGCGCCCAGAAGATGCTGGCGGGCGTGGCGCGCATGACCGGCATGGAGGGCAGCAGGCATCTGTCCCAGCTGGTGGGCGCGCCGGTGCACTTCAAGTGCGAGAACCTCCAGCGGACGGGTTCGTTCAAGCTGCGCGGTGCGTACGTGCGAATCGCGGGACTGCTGCCCGAGGAGCGCGCCGCCGGGGTCGTCGCCGCGAGCGCCGGGAACCACGCACAGGGTGTCGCCCTGGCGTCGTCGCTGCTCGGCGTGCGCTCGACGGTGTTCATGCCGAAGGCGGCCCCGCTGCCCAAGATCAGCGCGACCCGGGAGTACGGCGCCGAGGTGCGGCTGCACGGAACGGTGGTCGACGAGACGCTGGCCGCCGCGCAGGAGTACGCGGCCGAGACGGGCGCGGTGTTCATCCACCCCTTCGACCATCCCGACATCATCGCAGGTCAGGGCACGGTCGGCCTGGAGATCCTGGAGCAGTGCCCCGAGGTGCGCACGATCGTCGTCGGGATCGGCGGCGGCGGGCTGGCCGCGGGCATCGCGACAGCCGTGAAGGCGCTGCGCCCCGATGTGCGGATCGTGGGCGTGCAGGCGGCGGGCGCGGCCGCGTACCCGCCCTCGCTGGCGGCCGGGCGCCCGGTGTCCGTCGAGAACCCGGCGACGATGGCCGACGGCATCAAGGTCGGCCGGCCCGGCGACGTACCGTTCCGGATCATCGGCGATCTGGTCGACGAGGTGCGGACGGTGTCCGAGGGCAACCTGTCCAGCGCGCTGCTGCTCTGCCTGGAGCGGGCCAAGCTGGTCGTCGAGCCGGCCGGCGCGAGCCCGGTGGCGGCGCTGCTGCGGGAGCCGGGCGCCTTCGAGGGGCCGGTCGTCGCGGTGCTGTCGGGCGGCAATGTGGACCCCCTGCTGATGCAGCGGATCCTGCGGCACGGCATGGCCGCCGCGGGCCGCTACCTGGCCGTCCGGCTGCGGCTTACGGACCGCCCGGGCGCCCTCGCGACGCTGCTCGGGGTGCTGCCGACGGTCGACGCCAACGTCCTCGACGTGAGTCATGTACGGACCGACCCGCGGCTCGGGCTCACGGAGGTGGAGGTGGAGCTGCACCTGGAGACCAAGGGGCCGGAACACTGCGCCGAGGTGGAGCAGGCGCTGCGCGAGGCGGGCTACACGGTCATCGACTGA
- a CDS encoding MarR family winged helix-turn-helix transcriptional regulator — MSMDMTTVGEPGLLDTLQHEVAVFARRAEQTRLGGVGQVRNSMDRAAYLLLNRLDKEGPMGVKALAASMGIDSSTVTRQVAPLVDTGLVKRTSHPEDGRAVVLQLSPRGMSRLEEVRSSRRQLMSELTHDWAPQEREAFTALLTRFNTALSDRMSTPGMPTGDSQPAS; from the coding sequence ATGTCGATGGACATGACGACCGTCGGTGAACCCGGTCTTCTCGACACTCTGCAGCACGAGGTCGCGGTGTTCGCGCGTCGTGCCGAACAGACCCGGCTCGGCGGGGTGGGGCAGGTGCGCAACTCCATGGACCGTGCCGCGTATCTGCTGCTCAACCGCCTCGACAAGGAAGGTCCGATGGGGGTGAAGGCCCTCGCCGCGAGCATGGGGATCGACTCGTCGACGGTCACCCGGCAGGTGGCGCCGCTCGTCGACACCGGCCTCGTCAAGCGGACCTCGCACCCGGAGGACGGGCGCGCCGTGGTGCTCCAGCTGTCCCCGCGCGGCATGTCCCGGCTGGAGGAAGTGCGCTCCTCGAGGCGTCAGTTGATGTCCGAGCTGACACACGACTGGGCGCCGCAGGAGCGCGAGGCGTTCACCGCGCTCCTCACGCGCTTCAACACCGCGCTCTCGGACCGCATGTCCACCCCGGGGATGCCGACCGGGGACTCCCAGCCCGCTTCCTGA
- a CDS encoding sigma factor-like helix-turn-helix DNA-binding protein, with protein sequence MRERHASQGARRAREFEAFVAGAAGRLLHAATLLTAEPPGANPRARRLLTLALSHTYASWDRLRGEDPYDRTRQYLAVRFARGAWHQYGGLGRSRPSPDSVLARLTPQERLILVLRMYEGVAEEQTAALLGLPAERVGAICARATATLLHPPRGPAPADVMEVAPS encoded by the coding sequence GTGCGAGAACGGCATGCGTCCCAAGGCGCCCGCCGAGCCCGGGAGTTCGAGGCGTTCGTCGCGGGCGCGGCAGGGCGGCTGCTGCACGCCGCCACGCTGCTCACGGCGGAGCCGCCGGGCGCCAACCCACGCGCGCGGCGCCTGCTGACGCTGGCCCTCTCCCACACGTACGCCTCCTGGGACCGGCTGCGCGGCGAGGACCCGTACGACCGGACCCGCCAGTACCTGGCCGTCCGCTTCGCGCGCGGGGCATGGCACCAGTACGGCGGGCTCGGCCGGTCGCGGCCGTCCCCGGACAGTGTGCTGGCCCGGCTGACGCCCCAGGAACGGCTGATCCTCGTCCTGCGGATGTACGAGGGGGTCGCCGAGGAGCAGACGGCGGCGCTGCTCGGGCTGCCCGCCGAACGCGTGGGGGCGATCTGCGCCCGTGCGACGGCGACGCTGCTGCATCCGCCGCGGGGACCGGCACCCGCCGACGTCATGGAGGTGGCCCCGTCGTGA
- a CDS encoding cystathionine gamma-synthase — MSDRHISQHFETLAIHAGNTADPLTGAVVPPIYQVSTYKQDGVGGLRGGYEYSRSANPTRTALEENLAALEGGRRGLAFASGLAAEDCLLRTLLSPGDHVVIPNDAYGGTFRLFAKVVSRWGVEWSVADTSDPEAVRAAITPKTKAIWVETPSNPLLGITDIPAIAQIAREAGAKLVVDNTFATPYLQQPLALGADVVVHSLTKYMGGHSDVVGGALVVSDQELGEELAYHQNAMGAVAGPFDSWLVLRGTKTLSVRMDRHSENATKVTEMLTRHARVTRVLYPGLPEHPGHEIAAKQMRAFGGMVSFQVEGGEEAAVEVCNRAKVFTLGESLGGVESLIEHPGRMTHASAAGSALEVPADLVRLSVGIENVDDLLQDLQQALG; from the coding sequence ATGAGCGACAGGCACATCAGTCAGCACTTCGAGACCCTCGCGATCCACGCGGGCAACACCGCCGATCCCCTGACCGGCGCGGTCGTCCCGCCGATCTACCAGGTCTCGACCTACAAACAGGACGGCGTCGGGGGGCTGCGCGGCGGCTACGAGTACAGCCGCAGCGCCAACCCCACCAGGACCGCCCTGGAAGAGAACCTCGCCGCCCTCGAGGGCGGCCGCCGCGGCCTCGCGTTCGCGTCCGGACTGGCGGCCGAGGACTGCCTGTTGCGTACGCTGCTCAGCCCCGGCGATCACGTGGTCATCCCCAACGACGCGTACGGCGGAACGTTCCGTCTCTTCGCGAAGGTCGTCTCCCGGTGGGGCGTGGAGTGGTCGGTCGCCGACACCAGCGACCCCGAGGCCGTCCGGGCCGCGATCACCCCGAAGACCAAGGCCATCTGGGTGGAGACCCCGTCCAACCCGCTCCTCGGCATCACCGACATCCCCGCGATCGCCCAGATCGCGCGCGAGGCCGGCGCCAAGCTGGTCGTCGACAACACCTTCGCCACCCCCTACCTCCAGCAGCCGCTCGCGCTCGGCGCGGACGTCGTCGTGCACTCGCTGACCAAGTACATGGGCGGCCACTCGGACGTCGTCGGCGGTGCGCTCGTGGTGAGTGACCAGGAGCTGGGCGAGGAGCTCGCCTACCACCAGAACGCGATGGGCGCGGTCGCCGGGCCCTTCGACTCCTGGCTGGTACTGCGCGGCACCAAGACGCTCTCCGTGCGCATGGACCGGCACAGCGAGAACGCCACCAAGGTCACGGAGATGCTCACCCGGCACGCGCGCGTGACGCGCGTTCTGTACCCGGGCCTGCCGGAGCACCCCGGTCACGAGATCGCCGCCAAGCAAATGCGGGCGTTCGGCGGCATGGTCTCCTTCCAGGTCGAGGGCGGCGAGGAGGCGGCCGTCGAGGTCTGCAACCGCGCCAAGGTCTTCACCCTCGGCGAGTCCCTGGGCGGCGTCGAGTCCCTGATCGAGCACCCCGGGCGGATGACGCACGCGTCCGCGGCCGGCTCCGCGCTCGAGGTCCCCGCCGACCTCGTACGCCTCTCCGTGGGCATCGAGAACGTCGACGACCTGCTTCAGGACCTCCAGCAGGCCCTGGGCTAG
- the msrA gene encoding peptide-methionine (S)-S-oxide reductase MsrA, with product MAAQTQRAVLAGGCFWGMEDLIRRLPGVTATRVGYTGGDVPNATYRNHGTHAEAIEILFDPARTDFRAILEFFFQIHDPSTKNRQGNDIGLSYRSAIYYVDDEQKRIAEDTIADVDASGLWPGKVVTEVEPVGPFWEAEPEHQDYLERYPDGYTCHFPRPGWRLPARAEG from the coding sequence ATGGCTGCGCAGACGCAAAGGGCCGTCCTGGCGGGTGGATGCTTCTGGGGGATGGAGGACCTGATCCGCCGGCTCCCGGGCGTGACGGCGACCCGGGTCGGATACACCGGCGGGGACGTGCCGAACGCGACGTACCGAAACCATGGCACGCACGCGGAGGCCATTGAGATCCTTTTCGACCCCGCGAGGACCGATTTCCGCGCGATCCTGGAGTTCTTCTTCCAGATCCACGACCCGAGCACCAAGAACCGCCAGGGCAACGACATCGGCCTCAGCTACCGCTCGGCGATCTACTACGTGGACGACGAGCAGAAGCGGATCGCCGAGGACACGATCGCGGATGTGGACGCCTCCGGACTGTGGCCGGGCAAGGTCGTCACCGAGGTAGAGCCGGTCGGCCCCTTCTGGGAGGCCGAGCCCGAGCATCAGGACTACCTGGAGCGTTACCCGGACGGCTACACCTGCCACTTTCCGCGCCCGGGATGGCGGCTGCCCGCCCGCGCGGAGGGCTGA
- a CDS encoding DUF4291 domain-containing protein, whose amino-acid sequence MEETQRRIRAVHTTSTITVYQAYSPEIGLPAVREGRFPTAWKRDRMTWIKPSFLWMMYRCGWGAKAGQETVLAVEITRDGFEWALRHACLSSYVRGVHPDRATWQRQLKHAPTRIQWDPERDLHLQALPYRSLQLGLAGEAARRYADEWTVSISDVTPLAREIRTLVGNGDLDSAARLLPQELPYLPADELPAHLRP is encoded by the coding sequence ATGGAAGAAACCCAGCGCAGGATCCGGGCGGTCCACACAACATCCACGATCACCGTCTACCAGGCTTACTCCCCGGAAATCGGCCTGCCTGCGGTCCGAGAGGGCCGGTTCCCCACGGCGTGGAAGCGGGACCGGATGACGTGGATCAAGCCGTCGTTCCTGTGGATGATGTACCGCTGCGGCTGGGGCGCGAAAGCAGGTCAGGAGACCGTCCTGGCCGTTGAGATCACCCGAGACGGTTTCGAGTGGGCCTTGCGCCACGCGTGCCTGTCGAGCTATGTCCGCGGTGTGCACCCCGACCGCGCCACCTGGCAGCGTCAGCTGAAGCACGCACCCACTCGCATCCAGTGGGACCCCGAGCGCGACCTGCACCTTCAAGCCCTGCCGTACCGCTCCCTGCAACTCGGCCTGGCCGGTGAAGCCGCACGACGCTACGCGGACGAATGGACGGTCAGCATCAGCGACGTGACCCCACTCGCCCGCGAGATCCGCACGCTCGTCGGCAACGGCGACCTCGACTCGGCCGCACGGCTACTGCCGCAGGAGCTTCCCTACCTTCCCGCAGACGAACTGCCGGCCCACCTGCGTCCGTGA